The genome window GGGGAGTTCGATGCGGGCGGTGACGCCTTTGCCGGGCTTCCCTTTCAGCGAGACTTTCCCGTTGTGGCGCTCGACCGCCTTGCGCACGAAGGCCAGACCGAGCCCGATGCCGCGCGGCTTGGTCGTCGAGAAGGGGGTGAAGAGTTTCTCTTCCGCTTCCGCGGCGAGGCCCGGGCCGGAGTCGGCGACCTCGACGGCGCAGAGCTTCCCCTCGGCCTCGACGCGCACGCGCACCGCGCCCTTCTCCACGGCCTCGGCCGCGTTTCGCAGCAGGTGCGCGACGCACTTCGCGATGAGGTCGGCGTCCACGCTGACCTGCGGGTCGCCGGGGGCCTTCTCGAAGGCGGCCTTCACGGCGCCCAGCGCCAGGGTCTTCACGACGCCCTCGACGAGCGCGTTGAGCGACTGGGTCACGAGCGCCGGCTGGCGCATGCGGGTGAAGGCGAGGATCTCGCCGAGGGTCTCGTTGGCCCGCTTGACCTCGGACTCGATGATGCCGATGTGCTTCTCGATCTTCGGGTCCACGCCGCCGGTCGCCGTGAGCTTCGCCTTGATGAAGTAGGCCGAGTTGCCGATGACCGCGAGGGGATTGCGGATCTCATGGCTGATGACGGGAGCCATCCGCTGGAAGGCCTGTTCCTCTATGCGCGCGACTTCTTCGGCAGACATGTTTTCGCCTCGGGCTCCGAAGCGGGCACCAGGCCCGCTTCGGAAGGGGTTAAAGCGGTAGAATCTTCCTCATAGAGTATGAAGGGTATCACTTCGAGTCAAGGGAGCGGCAAGCGTCGCGCGAACGGCGCCGCCGTTCGCGCGGTCTTCTTCGACATCGGGAACGTCCTGCTCCACTTCGACGCCCGCCAGGTGCAGAAGCGCTTCGTCGCGGCGGTCGGCCTGCGGCCGAAGAGCGTGCGCGAACTCCTCTGGGCCGGCCGGCTCGTCGATGGGGTCGAGCGCGGCCGCATCACGAGCGCGCGGCTTTACCGGGTCTTCCGGGAGGAGCTGAGCTACCGCGGCACCTTCGAGGAGTTCCGGCGCCTGTGGTGCGACATGTTCACCCTCGATCGGGGAGCTCAGCGCCTGCTCGCGCGGCTCGCCCGCCGCGGAGTCCCCGTCTACCTGCTCTCGAACACCAACCGGCTCCACTACGACCACATCCTCGAGCGCTACGACTTCCCGCGCCTCGTCCGGGGAGCCGTGCTCTCCTACCGGCTCGGCCTGCGCAAGCCGGAAGTGGGCATCTACCGGGCCGCGGTCCGCCGCGCGCGCGTGCGTCCCGAGGAAGCGCTCTTCATCGACGACCTTCCCAAGAACGTCGCCGGCGCGCGCCGCGTCGGCCTGCGCGCGTGCCGCTACCGCGGGGCCCGTGACCTTGAGCGGCGTTTGAGAGTGCTCGGACTCCTCTAAGACATCCGGGGGATTCTCATATAAAAGCACAAGGCCCGCATCAGCGGGCCTTGTTTTCAGTACTCCCCCACCCTGCCCTCGGCGGCACCCCGATCTATAGTGCCGCGACCGGACACGTGGGGAAACCTTAGTCCGGTCTCCCGAAGGGAAGGGAGTTCCGGAAGAAGTAACGGACGCTACGCCTTGTGTGTCACCAATAGGGGCTCAAAGCCCGCGGTCCGCGTGTCGCGGGAGCCTTCGAGCAGGGCGAGCTTGCGGTCGGCGATCTCCTCGCGCATGCGGGCAAGGAGTTCCACGACGTAGCGGCCGGGGCAGTCGGTCTGGCCGTAGTGGCGGTGTCCGTCGAAGCGCTTGGACGGGTCGATGTTGTAGCGGGCCGCGAGGAAGGAGCCCAGGCGCTCGAGGCTCTCGACCTGCTGCGGGGTGGGCCGTTCCTTCTCGAAGTTCCCCATCAGCGCGATGCCGATGTTCCCGTCGTTGGCGTTCTCGGAGTGGGCGCCCAGGACGCCGACGGGGCGTCCCTCGAGGATGCGGCCGGAACCGTCGATGACGAAATGGTAGCCGATGTCGGCCCACCCGCGCGTGCGCTGATGGAAGCTCTGCATGTTGCGCATCTGCTCGGCGCTCTCCCCGCGTTCGGTGGGCGTCTGCCCGTCGGTATGGTGGACGGTGATGCGGTAGGGCGTGATGTCCTCGTTGGTCGGGCGCGCGGCGCGAGCGCCCCAGTCGAGCCGGCTCAGGATGGGGAAAACGGTCTCATAGGCGGTCTTCTGGGCGGCTTCGAAGGCGGAGAGGACGGGATGCGGCTTGCGGCTGGCGGTTCCGCCGTCGGAGGGAACGGAGGGGGATGGGACCGCGTCGCCGGAGACCCTGATCCTGCGCGGAGCGCTCAACGCCAGGGCCTGATGGCGCGCGGTCGAAGGATCTCCGGCGTAGACCACGGAGGCGAAGAGATTGCTGCTGTCCAGGGAGCCCAGCGTGCGGCCGTTGCCGTCGAAGCTGGCCTGGCCCCATTGGGCCGCGGTCTCCCCGTCCGCGGGAACGGCCGGTCCAAGCGCCAACTCGGTGAGGCGCTGGGCGCTTTCGGGGAGCTCCTGAGGGGTCGTCGCGGCGGCCGAACCGGATTGTGAAGAGGGTTGGCTCGAAGAGGAGGACTTCGTGTCCGCGCCGTCCTCGCTCGGGTCGCAGCCGGTCGCCAGGAGGGCTGCGAAGATGAGGAAAAGGAGTCGAGAGTTCTTCATAGCCAGTATATTCTGGCTCTACGGAGTGGAATGGTTCAGGGCCTGAAGGCCCTGGACGGAATCGACAAATGGCCCATGGGTGTCGGTCTTTATCATTGTAGACCAAGGGCCCACGCCATGGTTGGGGCGTAGGACTATTCATAGTGCCAGACTTTGTTTTTTAATTAGAACTTGAAGGAGAGCGAAAGCTGCTGGAGGCCGTTGAAGCCGCGGGCGTTGCCGAAGGCGTAGTCGAGGAGGAAGCGGCCTTCTCGGATGCCCAGGCCGAAGGTGAAAGAATCGACGTCGCGCTCGAAGATCCAGCCGAAGCGGATGGCCGCGCGGTCGAGGAACGCGGGTTCGATCCCCAGTTCCAGGCCGGCGCGCGGAGAGCGCTTCTCGTGAAGGGTCTCGACGACGTCCGCCGCGAGGGTGAGGTCGAAGTGCTGGACCTCGACGCCTGGATCGAACTTCTCCACCGGCAGGTTGGCGAGCTTCCAGGCCGCTCCGTAGCGCAGGGTCTTCGGCGGGGGGTCCCCCGCTTCCTCGAACTTGATGTCCGGGCCGACGTACTGGTAGGCGGCGCCCAACGACAGGCCGCGCAGAGGGGAGTCCCAAAGCAGTCCGAAATCCCCCTGGGACGAGCTCGTGCGAGCGGTCTCCGCCAGAGCGAGGCGAAGGTGGCGGTAGGTCGCGCCGGCGGAAAGGCCGGCCGCGAGCTTGCGGGCGTAGCTGAACGTGAAGGCGTAGTCTTCCTCGGCCGTGACGCGTCCCCGCGTACCGTCGGAGAGGTTCAGGTCGATCGCGCCGGCGTTGAAGTAGAGGACGCCGGCGGCGAACGTCCCGAGCTTCGAGGGGTGGCCGTAGCCGATGTAGCCGAACGACGTTCCGCCGAGGGCGTCGAGGTAGGTGCTGGTGACGGTGCGCTCCTTGAGCGCTGCGAGGCCCGCGGGGTTGTATTGGGCGGAGTCGAGGTGCCCCTGGACCGCGCTGTAGGCGCTGCCCATGGCCGAGGAGCGCGCACCGAGCGGGCGTTGGAGGAAAGCGGCGCCGGTGAGTCCCGGCTCGGCGGCGGCGGGGGCCGCGAGCAGGAGGACGAGCGCGAACGGAGTAAGCCGGTCTACGGCCCTCATTTGATGACCACGATCTTCTCGACGGAATTGAGCTTCGGACCGACGACGCGCAGCAGGTAGACGCCGCTGGCGACGATGTTGCCGATGGAGGTGCGGCCGGGCCAGTTCATGGTGGTGTTGCCGATCGGCACCGGGCCGTCGTAGAGCGTGGCGACGAGGCCTCCGGTGACCGTGTAGAGCTTCACGCTCAGCTCTCCCGGCACGAAGGTCTTCACGGTGATCTTCGCGGTGCCGCCCTTCAACGGGCGGAAGACGTTGTCGAGGATGTCGATCTCGCCCGGCGGGACGTCGATGAACAGGGCGTGGACCAGCGTCCCGCTGTAGCCGTCCGCGTCGCTCATCACGAGGTTCCACCAGCCGTTGGAGCGGCCGAGGGGGTCGAAGGAGCCCGTGTAGGTGAGGTCGTCGGTCCGGGACAGGGAGAAGGCCGTCATGGAGCTGGAGCCGGCGTAGAAGGAGAGCGTCGTGACGGGGCCGAAGATCTCCCCGGTCAGAGTGAAGGTCTGCGAGCTCTGGTTGAGCAGCGCGCTCCTCGGGGTCATCGACTGCGGAAGAGGGGTCAGGGTCAGCGCGCTCGAGACGAAGGCGTTCGTCGAGCCGTCCGGCATGAAGGTCGGGAACATGCGCCAGCGCCAGGTCTCGGTGGCGCGCACGACCACGGCTCCGAGGAGCGTCGCGTCCGCGGGGGTCGTCGTCAGGCGCAGGTCGGCTTCCTCGGAGAAGCTCGTTCCCGCCGCCGAGATCGCCGAGCGCACCATCGCGGCCGTCGTCAGGGCCTCGAGGGGCTGGGTGAAGTAGAGGCGCACGCGCGCGTCGGTGAGGGAGGTCACCGAGACCGACCAGGCGCGCGTGTCGAGGACGACGCCCTCGTCCAGGAAGGTCCAGCCGCCGTCGGTGGAGGAAGCGCTGTACATGCGGTAGCCGTCGCGGGTGTTGCCTCCGTTCTTGTCCGCGATGTAGTAGAGCCGTACCACCGTGTCGCTGAAGCGCAGGGGGGCGAGCGCCCCGATGTAGGCCGCGCCCCCGTTGCGGCGCAGACGCACGCCGTTCTCCTTGCCCCAGACGAGGCCGTTCGTCGAGGTGGCGCTGAGGATGCTGTAGTAGCCGGCCGTGCTTACGCCGACGTAGTACATGCGCAGGCCGCCGACAGGGCTCGTCGTGGACATCACGCCCAGGGCGGTGATCGAGGAGGCGTCGAGCTCGACGACGGGCCCCGTGGTGAGGCGGAACCCGGCGTCGTCGGACCAGTGAAGCTGGTCGGCGGAGGTCGCCGAGAGGACGCTGTAGGAGTCCGAGCTCACGTAGGCGCGCCAGCCCGGGCCGCCCTGGACGACGGCGTGCAGGGTCATCGTGCTCAGCATGGTCGTATGCTCGGCCGTGAAGAGCGGCTGGGCGCGGGCGCAGACGGCCGTCCACAAGAGGACGGCCGCCGTCCCGAGGATGCGCAGGGGACGAACGGAGAGAAGCCTCATCAGATCGGAGGTGGGCGCTCGTACGGAGAGCGCGCGGCGGGGTGCCCGAAGGGAAGTGTAGCGGTCGGACCCCTTCCTGTCAATAGAAGAGGATGGGGAAGGTATAATCTCCATATGAGGAAGGATGCGGACGTCGTGCTGGCGCAGACGGCGGGCTTCTGCCCGGGCGTCAAGAAGGCCATCGACTGCGTCCTGGCCCTGGCGGAGGCGGGCAAGGCGCCCATCTACACGCTCGGTCCGCTCATCCACAACAAGCAGGTCATCGAGACGCTCGAGCAGAAGGGGATCCGCGCCGTGGAGTCCCTCGACGAGGTCCGCGGGAAGCGCGGAGTCATCGTCATCCGTGCGCACGGCATCACCCCGGAGCGCGAGCGCGAGCTCCGCGGCCTGGGCCTGGAGGTCGTCGACTCGACCTGCCCGCTGGTCAAGAACGTGCACTCCGTCATCACCGAGCAGGCCGCGCGCGGCTGCGCGACGGTCATCGTGGGGGATGAAGGCCA of Elusimicrobiota bacterium contains these proteins:
- a CDS encoding peptidoglycan recognition protein; this encodes MKNSRLLFLIFAALLATGCDPSEDGADTKSSSSSQPSSQSGSAAATTPQELPESAQRLTELALGPAVPADGETAAQWGQASFDGNGRTLGSLDSSNLFASVVYAGDPSTARHQALALSAPRRIRVSGDAVPSPSVPSDGGTASRKPHPVLSAFEAAQKTAYETVFPILSRLDWGARAARPTNEDITPYRITVHHTDGQTPTERGESAEQMRNMQSFHQRTRGWADIGYHFVIDGSGRILEGRPVGVLGAHSENANDGNIGIALMGNFEKERPTPQQVESLERLGSFLAARYNIDPSKRFDGHRHYGQTDCPGRYVVELLARMREEIADRKLALLEGSRDTRTAGFEPLLVTHKA
- a CDS encoding HAD family phosphatase, with protein sequence MKGITSSQGSGKRRANGAAVRAVFFDIGNVLLHFDARQVQKRFVAAVGLRPKSVRELLWAGRLVDGVERGRITSARLYRVFREELSYRGTFEEFRRLWCDMFTLDRGAQRLLARLARRGVPVYLLSNTNRLHYDHILERYDFPRLVRGAVLSYRLGLRKPEVGIYRAAVRRARVRPEEALFIDDLPKNVAGARRVGLRACRYRGARDLERRLRVLGLL
- a CDS encoding HAMP domain-containing sensor histidine kinase; this translates as MSAEEVARIEEQAFQRMAPVISHEIRNPLAVIGNSAYFIKAKLTATGGVDPKIEKHIGIIESEVKRANETLGEILAFTRMRQPALVTQSLNALVEGVVKTLALGAVKAAFEKAPGDPQVSVDADLIAKCVAHLLRNAAEAVEKGAVRVRVEAEGKLCAVEVADSGPGLAAEAEEKLFTPFSTTKPRGIGLGLAFVRKAVERHNGKVSLKGKPGKGVTARIELPLA
- a CDS encoding PorV/PorQ family protein; protein product: MRAVDRLTPFALVLLLAAPAAAEPGLTGAAFLQRPLGARSSAMGSAYSAVQGHLDSAQYNPAGLAALKERTVTSTYLDALGGTSFGYIGYGHPSKLGTFAAGVLYFNAGAIDLNLSDGTRGRVTAEEDYAFTFSYARKLAAGLSAGATYRHLRLALAETARTSSSQGDFGLLWDSPLRGLSLGAAYQYVGPDIKFEEAGDPPPKTLRYGAAWKLANLPVEKFDPGVEVQHFDLTLAADVVETLHEKRSPRAGLELGIEPAFLDRAAIRFGWIFERDVDSFTFGLGIREGRFLLDYAFGNARGFNGLQQLSLSFKF